The following are from one region of the Indicator indicator isolate 239-I01 chromosome 14, UM_Iind_1.1, whole genome shotgun sequence genome:
- the LOC128971467 gene encoding cytoglobin-1-like, with translation MSFSEAEVQSARGAWEKVFVDAEENGTAVLVRMFTEHPDTKSYFTHFKGMDSAEEMKQSDQVRGHGKKVFTAINDMVQHLDNSEAFLGILNPLGKKHATQLKIDPKNFRIICDIILQLMEEKFGGDCKSSFEKVTNEICTHLNNIYKEEGW, from the exons ATGTCATTCTCTGAAGCAGAGGTGCAAAGTGCCCGTGGGGCCTGGGAGAAGGTATTTGTGGATGCTGAGGAAAATGGGACAGCTGTGCTGGTCAG GATGTTTACTGAGCACCCAGACACCAAGTCCTACTTCACACACTTCAAAGGCATGGACTCTGCTGAAGAGATGAAACAGTCGGATCAGGTCAGGGGCCATGGCAAGAAGGTTTTCACTGCCATCAATGACATGGTGCAACACCTGGACAACTCTGAGGCTTTTCTTGGGATATTGAATCCACTCGGCAAGAAACATGCGACTCAGCTGAAGATTGACCCCAAAAACTTTAGG ATTATCTGTGACATTATCTTGCAACTGATGGAGGAGAAATTTGGTGGAGACTGCAAATCTTCCTTTGAGAAGGTGACCAATGAAATCTGCACTCACCTGAACAACATCTACAAAGAAGAGGGTTGGTGA